In Cicer arietinum cultivar CDC Frontier isolate Library 1 chromosome 7, Cicar.CDCFrontier_v2.0, whole genome shotgun sequence, a single window of DNA contains:
- the LOC140918758 gene encoding uncharacterized protein — translation MVSQDHQQLSSTVICESILQMITADPTISISVLIAHIRSQYTYTTTYRKTSIAKQKAIERIYGNWEESYKQLPRWILAFKHYLPGTVTDIEVGPFIEDGQRVPNKAVFHRLFWSFQPCIKRFDHCKPVASVDGTWLYEVSWDLTNGNL, via the coding sequence ATGGTTTCACAAGATCACCAACAACTCTCTTCGACTGTTATTTGTGAAAGCATCTTACAAATGATAACAGCAGATCCCACAATATCAATTTCAGTATTGATTGCACATATACGATCTCAGTACACATATACCACTACTTATAGAAAGACATCGATTGCAAAACAAAAGGCCATTGAGAGAATATACGGCAATTGGGAGGAATCATATAAACAGCTTCCAAGGTGGATTCTTGCTTTCAAACATTATCTTCCAGGCACTGTTACCGATATTGAAGTGGGGCCCTTTATTGAGGATGGCCAACGAGTTCCTAACAAAGCTGTCTTTCATCGCCTCTTTTGGAGTTTCCAACCATGTATCAAACGGTTTGATCATTGTAAACCAGTTGCTTCAGTTGATGGAACATGGTTATATGAAGTATCGTGGGACCTTACTAATGGcaatctgtaa
- the LOC140918759 gene encoding uncharacterized protein, which translates to MIFQRNNGLQAYDEGRRWGHMTSNLYECMNNVLNGTHNLPISSLVQATYYRVTAKFEERGTQAQEMMTPGLIYSNTIIQNLNKERAMSNSHEVVIHNRAHSIFTVKELVHPPSGRPVGTFKVDLDKRWCDCGEFQALHYPCSHVIAACLFIHCDYMMYVSYKYTLQCIFDVYKEEFPAIPLQSYCPEYNGIELCHNPAMRRDPKGRPQSTRIHIEMDQREKNTNPKRCGLCRNEGHSKNKCPYCTDAPNRN; encoded by the coding sequence ATGATATTCCAAAGGAACAATGGGCTACAAGCATATGATGAAGGTAGACGTTGGGGACACATGACAAGTAACCTTTATGAGTGCATGAACAATGTATTAAATGGGACACACAATCTTCCAATCAGTTCTTTGGTGCAAGCAACATACTACAGAGTGActgcaaaatttgaagaaagagGGACACAGGCCCAAGAAATGATGACACCAGGTTTGATTTACTCAAAtacaatcattcaaaatcttAACAAGGAACGAGCAATGTCAAATTCCCATGAAGTTGTTATTCACAATCGAGCCCATAGTATATTTACAGTTAAGGAGTTGGTTCATCCACCAAGTGGTCGTCCTGTAGGGACATTCAAGGTAGACCTCGACAAAAGATGGTGTGATTGTGGTGAATTTCAAGCATTACACTATCCATGTTCACATGTCATTGCCGCTTGTTTGTTTATTCACTGTGACTACATGATGTATGTGTCTTATAAGTATACATTGCAATGTATCTTTGACGTTTACAAGGAAGAGTTCCCAGCAATTCCTCTTCAATCATATTGCCCAGAATACAATGGAATAGAATTGTGCCACAATCCAGCCATGAGAAGAGATCCAAAAGGTCGTCCACAGTCTACTCGTATTCATATTGAAATGGATCAACGAGAGAAAAACACAAACCCCAAGAGATGTGGTTTGTGTCGGAACGAGGGACATAGCAAAAATAAATGTCCTTATTGTACTGATGCTCCTAATAGAAATTAG
- the LOC101512615 gene encoding patellin-6-like isoform X2, with product MSQIRSWGSSNQIWSTATTDSTVSIHHYSLRDKEGRPVCDHLFEVFKDKVLYKKTFGTQEICELFLRWRIQLMEIAVKKLCFRGWVDSTIQVLDLKNSPIQGMKELSALSKNALILFQNYYPEIVYKNIVVNAPFWFYTSQVLFSRSMNQRNKKKFILARPQKVTRILLKYIAPEHLPAEYGGLRRISDQDFSPDDKVLELKIKANSPHHNLL from the exons ATGTCTCAAATTCGAAGTTGGGGCTCTTCAAATCAAATCTGGTCTACTGCTACTACTGACTCCACCGTATCAATTCATCACTACTCActtag GGATAAGGAAGGAAGACCAGTTTGTGACCATCTTTTTGAGGTTTTCAAAGACAAGGTTTTGTATAAGAAGACATTTGGAACACAGGAGATATGTGAACTTTTTTTGAGGTGGAGAATTCAGTTGATGGAAATTGCTGTTAAAAAGTTGTGTTTTAGAGGATGGGTTGATTCAACTATTCAGGTTTTGGATTTAAAGAATTCACCAATTCAAGGAATGAAAGAGCTTAGTGCACTCAGCAAAAATGCTCTTATATTGTTTCAGAATTATTATCCTGAGATTGTTTACAAAAAT ATTGTAGTAAATGCACCATTTTGGTTCTACACTTCACAAGTTTTATTCTCAAGGTCTATGAACCagagaaataaaaagaagtTCATCTTGGCAAGACCACAAAAGGTTACACGAATTCTTCTCAA GTATATAGCCCCAGAACATCTTCCAGCTGAATATGGTGGTCTAAGGAGGATTAGTGACCAAGATTTTTCCCCTGATGATAAGGTTTTGGAGCTTAAAATCAAAGCAAATTCTCCACACCATAATCTTCTgtaa
- the LOC101512615 gene encoding patellin-6-like isoform X1: MSQIRSWGSSNQIWSTATTDSTVSIHHYSLSRDKEGRPVCDHLFEVFKDKVLYKKTFGTQEICELFLRWRIQLMEIAVKKLCFRGWVDSTIQVLDLKNSPIQGMKELSALSKNALILFQNYYPEIVYKNIVVNAPFWFYTSQVLFSRSMNQRNKKKFILARPQKVTRILLKYIAPEHLPAEYGGLRRISDQDFSPDDKVLELKIKANSPHHNLL; encoded by the exons ATGTCTCAAATTCGAAGTTGGGGCTCTTCAAATCAAATCTGGTCTACTGCTACTACTGACTCCACCGTATCAATTCATCACTACTCActtag TAGGGATAAGGAAGGAAGACCAGTTTGTGACCATCTTTTTGAGGTTTTCAAAGACAAGGTTTTGTATAAGAAGACATTTGGAACACAGGAGATATGTGAACTTTTTTTGAGGTGGAGAATTCAGTTGATGGAAATTGCTGTTAAAAAGTTGTGTTTTAGAGGATGGGTTGATTCAACTATTCAGGTTTTGGATTTAAAGAATTCACCAATTCAAGGAATGAAAGAGCTTAGTGCACTCAGCAAAAATGCTCTTATATTGTTTCAGAATTATTATCCTGAGATTGTTTACAAAAAT ATTGTAGTAAATGCACCATTTTGGTTCTACACTTCACAAGTTTTATTCTCAAGGTCTATGAACCagagaaataaaaagaagtTCATCTTGGCAAGACCACAAAAGGTTACACGAATTCTTCTCAA GTATATAGCCCCAGAACATCTTCCAGCTGAATATGGTGGTCTAAGGAGGATTAGTGACCAAGATTTTTCCCCTGATGATAAGGTTTTGGAGCTTAAAATCAAAGCAAATTCTCCACACCATAATCTTCTgtaa